A single genomic interval of Prunus dulcis chromosome 5, ALMONDv2, whole genome shotgun sequence harbors:
- the LOC117627326 gene encoding probable trehalase, whose translation MPKAYSVDGLKETKSNPKTQKIPSAGFCPLPKFQFLSSSSSSSPRRPCALLLSPRPLSVTNPISNLHSLSPTMAGSLFPSHSHSSFSLFSSLLLSLLLPTMTFTTKASSAFTSEPGPVKPTIPLVAFFDRLQETALATFGKTNFDPKFYVDLSLKFELSKTQTAFDQLPKSANGSASVMDLKEFIAEYFEDAGEDMVLAEPEDFVPEPEGFLPKVKNPEVRAWALEVHLLWKNLSRKVSDGVHNRPEFHTLLPLPQQCVIPGSRFREVYYWDSYWVIRGLLASKMYDTAKAIVSNLIYLIEEYGYVLNGARAYYTNRSQPPLLSAMVFEVYKRTADVEFARKSLPALIKEHEFWNSGIHKVTVQDSQAQKHTLSRYYAMWNKPRPESSTIDKEFASNISSVYEKQHFYREVASAAESGWDFSTRWMRNHSDFTTLATTSILPVDLNAFILRMEHDIALLAKVTGDHNIAERFLKASEARHEAIKTVFWNAEKGQWLDYWLGNSTCNAEAQTWEACNQNQNVFASNFVPLWIELFFSDASLVEKVTRSLQSSGLLCDAGIATSLTKSGEQWDFPNGWAPIQHMIVEGLARSGLKEAKLVAEDIAVRWIRTNYVAYKKTGTMHEKYDVEKCGAFGGGGEYIPQTGFGWSNGVVLAFLEEFGWPQDRRINC comes from the exons ATGCCAAAAGCTTATTCCGTCGATGGATTGAAAGAAACCAAGTccaacccaaaaacccaaaaaattccaAGTGCCGGCTTTTGCCCTCTTCCCAAGTTCCAGTTTctgtcatcttcttcttcttcctctccacGTCGACCATGTGCTCTGCTTCTCTCTCCTCGTCCTCTCTCTGTCACCAATCCCATCTCAAACCTCCACTCTCTTTCTCCAACAATGGCGGGCTCTCTGTTCCCCAGCCATAGCCACTCTTCATtctcattattttcttctcttcttctctctcttttactgCCAACCATGACTTTCACAACAAAAGCCTCGTCAGCCTTCACTTCTGAACCAGGCCCTGTAAAACCCACAATTCCATTGGTCGCCTTCTTCGATCGGCTCCAAGAAACTGCGCTCGCCACTTTTGGAAAAACCAACTTCGACCCAAAATTCTACGTCGATTTGTCGCTCAAGTTCGAGTTATCGAAGACTCAGACAGCCTTTGATCAGCTTCCAAAGTCTGCAAACGGGTCTGCATCAGTAATGGATTTGAAGGAGTTCATAGCAGAGTATTTTGAGGATGCAGGGGAGGATATGGTGCTTGCTGAGCCAGAGGATTTTGTCCCAGAGCCGGAGGGGTTCTTGCCCAAGGTGAAGAACCCAGAAGTGAGGGCTTGGGCTTTGGAGGTGCATTTGCTTTGGAAGAATTTGAGCCGCAAAGTCTCTGACGGGGTCCACAACAGGCCTGAGTTCCATActcttcttcctctgcctCAGCAGTGTGTAATTCCGGGTTCAAGGTTCAGAGAAGTTTATTACTGGGATTCTTATTGGGTAATTAG GGGCCTGCTTGCAAGTAAAATGTATGACACAGCTAAAGCAATTGTGTCTAATCTCATTTACTTGATAGAAGAATATGGATATGTCCTTAATGGTGCAAGGGCCTATTACACTAACAGGAG CCAGCCACCCCTTTTGAGTGCAATGGTTTTCGAAGTATACAAGAGGACAGCCGATGTCGAATTCGCTAGAAAGTCTCTCCCTGCACTCATCAAGGAACATGAATTCTGGAATTCAG GTATTCATAAGGTAACTGTTCAAGATTCTCAAGCTCAGAAACACACTCTAAGTCGATATTATGCAATGTGGAACAAACCCAGGCCTGAATCTTCAACCATT GACAAGGAATTTGCTTCGAACATCTCGAGTGTTTATGAGAAACAGCATTTTTACCGGGAAGTGGCTTCAGCTGCTGAGTCTGGATGGGATTTTAGTACAAGATGGATGAG GAACCACTCAGATTTTACAACATTGGCCACCACATCAATTTTACCTGTTGATTTAAATGCATTCATACTAAGG ATGGAACATGACATTGCCTTACTTGCAAAAGTTACAGGAGATCACAACATTGCTGAGCGCTTTCTCAAAGCTTCTGAAGCAAGACATGAGGCCATAAAAACTGTTTTCTGGAACGCAGAGAAGGGACAATGGCTTGATTATTGGCTCGGCAATAGCACATGCAATGCG GAAGCTCAAACGTGGGAAGCTTGTAACCAAAATCAGAATGTATTTGCTTCAAACTTCGTCCCTTTGTGGATCGAGCTGTTTTTCTCAG ATGCTTCTCTGGTAGAGAAAGTTACAAGAAGTCTTCAAAGCTCAGGACTGCTTTGTGATGCCGGTATCGCAACATCCTTGACAAAGTCAGGAGAACAATG ggaCTTTCCAAATGGCTGGGCTCCAATCCAACACATGATAGTTGAAGGCCTGGCAAGGTCTGGTTTGAAGGAAGCAAAGTTAGTGGCAGAAGACATTGCTGTGAGGTGGATCAGAACCAACTATGTTGCCTACAAGAAAACAGGCACCatgcatgaaaaatatgatgtgGAAAAGTGTGGAGCAtttggaggtggtggtgaatATATTCCCCAG ACTGGTTTTGGGTGGTCAAATGGAGTTGTATTGGCATTCTTGGAGGAGTTTGGATGGCCTCAAGACAGAAGGATAAATTGCTGA
- the LOC117627327 gene encoding short-chain dehydrogenase TIC 32 A, chloroplastic-like, whose protein sequence is MLETVKYLLGSVGGSGYGSRSTAEQVTESSPDLRHITAIITGATSGIGAETARVLAKRGARLVLPARSLKAAEDAKARIVSEFPDSEIIIMALDLSSLTSVRNFVSEFESLQLPLNLLINNAGKFAHEHAISEDGIEMTFATNYLGHFLLTKLLLNKMIGTAAATGVQGRIVNVSSAIHGWFSGDTIRYLGEISRSGSDYDETRAYALSKLGNVLHTKELARRLKEMDANVTVNCVHPGIVRTRLTREREGLATDLAFLMASKLLKTIPQAAATTCYVATHPRLVDVSGKYFADCNETLPSKLGSNLSEAARLWSASEIMVSKSSNAIFDPSSQWEY, encoded by the exons ATGCTCGAGACCGTGAAGTACCTGCTCGGATCGGTCGGCGGGAGCGGCTACGGCTCAAGGAGCACAGCCGAGCAAGTCACCGAGAGCTCTCCCGATCTGCGTCACATCACCGCCATCATCACAG GTGCTACTTCAGGGATCGGAGCCGAGACGGCTCGTGTTTTAGCTAAGCGCGGGGCCAGGCTGGTTCTCCCGGCTCGGAGCCTCAAAGCGGCCGAGGACGCCAAGGCTCGGATCGTCTCGGAGTTTCCCGACTCGGAGATCATCATCATGGCGCTTGATCTTAGCTCTCTCACTTCTGTCAGGAACTTCGTCTCCGAGTTCGAGTCCCTTCAGCTGCCTCTTAATCTGCTCAT AAACAACGCCGGAAAGTTCGCGCACGAGCACGCGATTTCCGAAGACGGAATCGAAATGACCTTTGCGACTAATTATCTAG gTCATTTTCTGTTGACGAAGCTGCTGCTCAACAAAATGATCGGAACGGCGGCGGCTACAGGCGTTCAAGGCCGAATCGTGAACGTCTCGTCGGCGATTCACGGCTGGTTTTCGGGCGATACCATCCGATATCTCGGCGAGATAAGCCGAAGCGGAAG CGATTACGACGAGACACGTGCGTATGCGCTCTCGAAGCTGGGCAACGTCTTGCACACCAAGGAACTCGCTCGCAGACTCAAG GAAATGGACGCCAACGTGACCGTTAACTGTGTCCATCCAGGAATCGTTAGGACCCGCCTCACCCGAGAACGTGAAGGCCTTGCCACag ATTTGGCGTTCCTCATGGCTTCCAAGCTCCTGAAAACAATACCTCAG GCTGCGGCGACGACATGTTATGTCGCGACACATCCAAGGCTGGTGGATGTGTCCGGAAAGTACTTCGCGGACTGCAACGAGACCTTGCCGTCGAAATTGGGGTCTAACCTAAGCGAAGCTGCTCGGTTATGGTCGGCCTCTGAAATCATGGTGTCCAAATCCTCCAATGCGATTTTTGATCCGAGCAGCCAATGGGAGTACTAA